TCCATCACGGTTCCTTGGGATGACGGGACAAATTGCTCATGATCGTACGAGCAGGAACCCCACTGGTTCGGGGATTGTTTCCCATAGTGAATGTAATAACCGACAACGGTTGGATCAGTTACCGGGTCCCAGGCCAATGTGACCGTCGATCCGGTTGCGGAGGCAATAGTGGACATCATGAGTCCCTGTTCGTCACCTGCTCCGCAGCCGCTGAGAAAAAGGCCTATTGCTCCCACCACTCCGGCCAGAATCGAAGGGATTCGTTTAGTCGGAGTTTTCTTCGAATCCGGCATTGTGAAACGAATAGAACGGGAATGTTTCACTAAGATCTTCCGACAATCAGGTGTTGTGAAATTGTTGCTCATCATTACGTTCCTCCAGATGTTGTGTGGCTGAATGCTCCACACATGAGACAGGGACTGCTAAAGCCGGGGGCCGATATTAGAGGCCACCCCCTGTCTGCTCTGAGCGGGAAAGTGCAATCGAGATGCCGCAGTGAAGACTTGTAAGATATTGAAAAAATTCGTATTTTTTAATTTTTGCAAAGAGAGAACGTGAAGGCAGCAGCCTTCAACGTTTACCAAGCGGTCCTCTGCCAAAAGCGGAAGCGCCGATTGATCGCGATTGGATTCTGTGACTTCGCGATGGGAGCGGTTGGTGTTTGGCCCGTTGTTCAGAGCGGAACATTCAGGGAAGTGAGGACTGGCGAGGGGCCGGGCTCGGTCAGGGGGGGCGGTGTCCCATTCGAGTAAAGTACCGAAAAAGCAAGTAACCGTTTAGGAAAATGACAATGCCGAGGATGCCGTAGGTCGTCAGGGGAGAGGCAAGGTGAAGTTCTCCCAACACTCGCGTGAGACCGAATCCCACCACCAACGCGTCAAACGCCATGGAGATTCGGCGGAATGTTTCAGGGTCCATCCATCGAATGAGATAGGTGCCCAAAGGAATGCCGACGAGCACGCTGGGGATGATATAGGGAAAGAGCTCCATACTATCCCTGCTGTAGAAACCGATCACGCTGTAGGCAATGGCGGTGAGAGAAGACTCGGCGGTGCGAATCACCCCAAGCGCCGCTCGGAAGTCCTGTTTCGCGTAGCCTTGATTATTAAACAAGAGCGCCAACGGCGGTCCTGAAATCGTCGTGACCGAATACAGGAGACCGATGCCGGTGCCGAAGGGAACGGCGATGGCGCGTTCCGCCTTGATGGGTTTTCGAATGCCGGCGGCTTGAAGAAGAATCAACGGTAATAGAAAGAAATACGTTACGAACTTGACCCATGCCGGATGAACGAGCGACAGAAGATAGCTCCCGATTGAGACGCCGATCACCAGTCCGACGAGGATCGGGGCGACCCGTTTCCAGACGTGCGGAACACTGGAGCGATTGATGAACAGGACGTATCCATTGATCACCAGTTCGATCAAGACGAGAGCGGGATTCAAGACGCGATTGGAGTAATACAGCAGGGCAACCGGGACGGTAATGGAAGAAAACCCATAGCCGATGGCGCCGTTGACGGTCGCCGCGATGAGGGTGATCGCTGCCAGGACGAGATGGTCCATGATCAGGGCTTTCGGGCGCCGGCGGCGAAGTCGGCGAGAGAATAGTTGTCCAGAATTCCCGCAATCGCGTCGCGCACCGCGCCCATCGCCTGTTGAACGGGGCAGGAAGGACGCCCGGCGTAAGGGCAATCGTCGCATTTCTGATACGCCGTTTTGCTGACACAGCCGATCGGCGCCAACGGACCGTCCAGGATGCGGATGACCTGTCCGAGAGAGATGGTGTTCGGCTGTTTAATGAGACGGTAGCCTCCGTTCATCCCCCTCCGACTGGAAAGAAGGCCGGCCCTCTTGAGCGCCAGGAGGATCTGTTCTAGAAACTCGATTGGAATGTGCTGACGAGCGGCGATGTCGTGGCGTTGCACAAAAGACATGGTGCCGTACGCCGTTGTTAGTTCAAGGAGGGCTCGAAGGCCGTATTCACTTTTCTTGGAAAGTTTCATGAGAAATAAAAATTGAGTGAGTTTATCAACAAATGCTACATTAGACCATTAATCCGCTTTCCGTCAAGGTCTTTCCCATCGTCAGGCGATCATTGTTGAGAGACTTACGCAGGATGGATTGCCGTTCAGCCGATGGATGTCGAGCGTCGTGAAGGGCGATATCCGCAAGCCGTTGATCGTAGAGGGAATGTTGCTTGACAGCAAACGACATTCTTGTTAGCTTGCGCCGTTGTTTTCGGCGTCTGAAAAACTCGAATCGAACATCCCCTCTATGCCGAGCCTGCCGTGAATTTTCAAGATTTGATCCTTGTCTTGCACGAATTTTGGGCCGATCAAGGTTGCGTGATTCACCAGCCATACGACATGGAGATGGGGGCCGGCACCTTTCATCCTGCGACGTTCCTCCGGGCATTGGGGCCCGAGCCGTGGCGATCCGCCTACGTGCAACCTTGCCGTCGTCCCACGGATGGGCGATACGGCGACAATCCGAACCGCCTGCAGCACTACTATCAGTATCAAGTCGTGTTGAAGCCTGCGCCGGATAACATTCAAGAGCTGTATCTGGAAAGCCTGGCTCGATTGGGGATCGACCCCAAGCGGCACGACATCCGCTTCATGCAGGATGATTGGGAGTCGCCGACCTTGGGCGCCTGGGGATTGGGATGGGAAGTGCGCCTGGACGGAATGGAAATTACGCAGTTTACCTACTTTCAGGAAATCGGCGGCATCGAACTCGGTCCCATTACCGGCGAAATTACGTATGGGACTGAGCGTATCGCGATGTATCTGCAGCAGATCGACAACGTCTTCGATCTCGCATGGACGGACTCGATTACGTATCGCGATCTCCACCATGAAACCGAAGTGCAGGGGTCTCGCTACAACTTCGAAGAAGGCGACGTGTCGATGCTGACGCACTTGTTTCACTCATATGAAGCCGAATGCAGGCGGTTGCTCGCCAAGACCGACAAACGGCTGACGCTGCCGGCGTACGACTACTGCATCAAATCGTCGCACGTGTTCAATCTGTTGGATGCGCGCGGCGCCATCAGCGTCGCCGAGCGGACCGCTTATATCGCCCGCGTGCGGGCGCTGGCCAAACAGTGCGCCGAACGCTATATCGAAGAGCGGGCCGCTATGGGGCATCCGCTGCTGCGTCACGAGGAACGGCGCGGCGGTCCGAAAGCGACCGCGCCTCGGCCGAGGGTGACGGCCGGTCGAACCTAACGCTCATGGACAAGCCAAAGAAAGCCGCGCGTCGGAGCATCGCGCCCAAAAGCTCAAAGGCACCACCCCCGCCAGTGGCCCAAGACCTGCTGCTTGAGGTCGGCGTGGAGGAGTTGCCGTACCAGTTCGTTGCGCCGGCCTTGGTGACGATGAAGGAATCGTCGGAGCGGTTGCTGAAAGATCAGCGCCTGGCCTTTCGGGCCATTCGAACGATGGGGACGCCGCGGCGGCTGACGATGGTGGCCGAGGGGCTGGCCGCCAAGCAGTCGGCCGTGACGAAGGAGACGATGGGACCTCCCAAAGCCGCGGCGTTCGACCAGGCCGGCCAGCCGACCAAGGCGGCGATCGGGTTTGCTTCGACGCATGGTGTGCCGGTTCAGAGTCTCGAGGTGCGGCGGACTCCCAAAGGCGAATACCTGTTTGCGGTGAAGCATGAAGAGGGCCGGCCTGCTGCATCGGTGTTGATGGAGGTCCTTCCCCCTCTGGTGGCGGGGCTCGCGTTTCCCAAAGCGATGAAATGGAATGAGACCGGCGTGCGCTTTGCCCGTCCGATCCGCTGGGTGCTGGCGATCTACGGAGGGACCGTGCTTCCCTTCGACGTGGCGGGCGTGACGGCGTCGAATCAGACCACCGGGCATCGGGTGATGGGCGGAGGAAAATGGATTCGCGTCAAAGACGCCGACTCATACTCGGCTCTGTTGGAACGTCAGGGCGTCATCGTCGATCCGCAACGGCGACGACATCTGATTCAACGGCAGATCGACGAAATTTGTCGAGAGGCGGGATTCGAGCTGCACGAGGACGAGACGTTGCTGGATCAGGCGGTGTATTCGACGGAGTCGCCGACCGCGCTGATCGGATCGTTCAAGGAAACCTATTTGGATGTGCCGGAAGAAATCCTGATGACCTCCATGAAGGAGCACCAGGGGTTCTTTTCCTTGCGGCGCAAGGAAACCGGGAGACTGGCGCCCCATTTCATCGCCGTGGCGAACACCCGCGTGGCGGACATGTCGCTCATTCGGACGGGCAATGAGCGAGTCTTGGAAGCGCGATTGGCCGACGCCAAGTTCTTTTTCGACGAAGATCGGAAGGCGCGTCTGAGCGAACGGGTCCCGAAATTGTCCGGCGTCACGTTTCATCAAAAACTCGGCACCATGGCGCAGAAGCAGGAGCGAGTGAAAAAACTCACCGGCTTCATCGCCGCGCATCTGTCTTCCGGTCAAGATGATCTGCCGTCGATCTGCGAGCGGGCTGCGGCTCTGGCCAAAGCCGATCTGGTGACGGGTATCGTCGGCGAGTTCCCGGAACTGCAAGGCATCATGGGGGGCGTGTACGCGCTTCACGATGGAGAGCCGGCCGCAGTCGCCCAGGCCATTCGAGAGCAATATCTTCCCAAAACGATTGAAGGGGAATTGCCGCGCACGCTTGCGGGACAGGTTCTCTCCCTCGCCGATCGCCTGGATTCCATCGCCGCATTTTTCCACGTCGGCGTCGTGCCGACGGGATCGGAGGATCCCTTTGCGCTTCGACGACAGGCCACGGCGGTGGTTCGGATCATGCTTGAAGCGGATCTCCGGGCGGATTTGGCGGCGTTCGTCGACAGGGCACGGCAGCTCGTTTCCGATGACGGCTTCAAGGGACTGCCGGATTCAGCATCTCAAGGAACGAGCCGAATCATCGAGTTCATCCTGGAGCGCGTGCGCCATTATTGCCGGGTCGTGCGTCTGTTGAGGGACGACGTCATCGAGGCGGTGTTGAAACCCCTTGGTGATCGGCCGCTGGATCTTGTCGATCTCGTCCGCAAGATGAAGGCGTTGGAAGCGGTGACCAGGAAGCCGGAATTCGACGCTCTGCTTATCGGGTTCAAGCGGGCGCATCGGCTCGTTGAAAAAGAAGAATGGACCAGGGAAGCGGTGGACCCGACCCTGTTTCAGCATGCCGCCGAGTCCGATCTTCACCGGGCGGTGATGGAAGCGCGAACGCTCATCGAGGAGTCGATCGCCGCCGGCCGCTATGATCGGACGTTGGACGCGCTCATCGAGCTCAAACCCTCCATCGACGGGTTTTTTTCAGCCGTTATGGTCAATGCCGAGGACCAGACGGTGCGTCGGAACCGGCTGTCCTTGCTGAAGGACGTTGACGAGTTGTTCGCATCGTTCGCCGACTTTTCGCAGATCATGGTGCAAGGGGGCTAGCCGGGGATGGGGGGCGGTGCCGTTTGAGACGACCGGGCGGCCTCGTCGCGATCAGGAACCGCAGGCCGCATCGTTCAGACCCTGGATGAACGTCTAAAGGAGACACACACGTGGCAAAGAAATACGTCTACTATTTTGGCGATGGGAAGGCCGAAGGCACTTCGAACATGAAGGAGTTGCTGGGCGGCAAGGGCGCGGGCCTGGCGGAGATGACCAATTTGGGCATCTCGGTTCCTCCGGGGTTTACGATTTCGACGGAGGCCTGCGTGGAGTATTACAAGCTCGGAAAGAAATATCCGCCGGGCATGTGGGACGCCACGTTGCAGGCCCTCAAGCGCGTGGAGCGCTCGATGGGATTGAGATTCGGCGATCCCGCGCGGCCGCTGCTGGTCTCGGTGCGCTCTGGCGCGCGCGCCTCCATGCCGGGCATGATGGACACCGTGTTGAACGTCGGATTGACGACCAAAACGGTCGAAGGACTGGCGGCCAGAACCCGCAACGACCGATTCGCCCAAGACAGTTACCGGCGCTTCGTGTCGATGTTCGGCAGCATCGTCATGGGCGTGCCTCGCGAACATTTTGAAGCCATCTTAAAGCACAAGAAGGAAGAGGTGGGGGTCGAGCACGAAACGCATCTGGACGCCAGACACCTTCGGGAACTGGTGGTGAGCTTCAAGGCGCTGGTCAAGGAAGAGACGAAGAAAGACTTTCCCGACGATCCGCTGGAGCAGTTGCGCATGGCGATCAACGCGGTGTTTTCATCCTGGTTCGGAGCCAGGGCGATTACCTATCGCCGCTTATACGGAATTCCGGATTCCTGGGGCACGGCGGTCAACGTGGTGGCCATGGTGTTCGGCAACATGGGAGAGACGAGCGGAACGGGAGTGGCGTTCACCCGCAGTCCGGTCACCGGCGATCGCGTCTTTTTCGGCGAATGCCTGATGAACGCGCAGGGAGAGGACGTGGTGGCCGGCATCAGAACTCCCCTGCCGGTCGCCGAGCTCGCCAAGAAGGTGCCGGAGGCCTACAAGGAACTCGAACAGACCTATAAGAAGCTCGAAAAACACTACCGCGACATGCTCGACCTGGAGTTTACGATCCAGGAGGGCAAGCTCTACATGTTGCAAACCAGGGTCGGCAAGCGGACCGGCATCGCCGCCGTCAAGATCGCCGTGGACATGGTCAAAGAGGGACTGATCTCCAAGCAGGAGGCGGTGCAGCGAATCGGACCGGATCAACTGGCGCAGTATCTCTATCCCATTTTCGATTCAAAGGAGGAGGCCAAGGCCAATCCCTTGGGGAAAGGATTGCCGGCCGGACCGGGGGCGGCGGCGGGCAGAATCGCGCTGACTCCGGATCGAGCGGTGGAGATGAAGGCGGCTGGCGACCGCGTCGTGCTGGTCCGACAGGAGACCAGTCCCGACGATATTCACGGGATGAACGCGGCGGCCGGATTTCTGACGGCCCGTGGAGGCATGACGTCCCATGCGGCCGTCGTCGCCAGGCAAATGGGGAGGGTCTGCGTGGCGGGCTGCGAAGCCGTTGAAGTGGACGGGCAGAGCGTGAAGATCGGAGGAAAGGTCTTCCGTGAAGGAGACTATATTTCGATCAACGGGTCCACGGGCAACGTGTACGAGGGCGATATTCCCGTGGTCGAATCGGAGGTCATCCAAGTCATTCAAGGCACGTTGGACCCGGCGAAATCGGAGAAATACCAGCGGTTCGCGACGATTTTGTCCTGGGCCGACAAGTACCGCCGCCTGCGGGTGCGGGCCAACGCCGATATTCCGGAGCAGGCGCGGATTGCTCGCGGCTTCGGCGCGGAGGGGATCGGGCTTTGCCGAACGGAGCACATGTTTTTCGCCGAAGACCGCGTTCCGATCATGCAGAAGATGATTTTGGCCCGCACCAAAGAAGAGCGGGAAAAGTACCTGGATCAGTTGTTGCCTCTTCAACGGCAGGATTTCATCGGGTTGTATCGTGAGATGCAGGGATATCCGGTCACGATTCGACTGCTTGATCCTCCGTTGCACGAGTTTCTCCCCAAACGGGAAGACCTGATGGTCGAGATCGCGCAACTCGAATTGACGGGAAA
This sequence is a window from Candidatus Nitrospira inopinata. Protein-coding genes within it:
- a CDS encoding fibronectin type III domain-containing protein, translated to MPDSKKTPTKRIPSILAGVVGAIGLFLSGCGAGDEQGLMMSTIASATGSTVTLAWDPVTDPTVVGYYIHYGKQSPNQWGSCSYDHEQFVPSSQGTVMDLDPGSIYYFAVSAYNGLQSACSNEVQTAT
- a CDS encoding sulfite exporter TauE/SafE family protein, whose translation is MDHLVLAAITLIAATVNGAIGYGFSSITVPVALLYYSNRVLNPALVLIELVINGYVLFINRSSVPHVWKRVAPILVGLVIGVSIGSYLLSLVHPAWVKFVTYFFLLPLILLQAAGIRKPIKAERAIAVPFGTGIGLLYSVTTISGPPLALLFNNQGYAKQDFRAALGVIRTAESSLTAIAYSVIGFYSRDSMELFPYIIPSVLVGIPLGTYLIRWMDPETFRRISMAFDALVVGFGLTRVLGELHLASPLTTYGILGIVIFLNGYLLFRYFTRMGHRPP
- a CDS encoding RrF2 family transcriptional regulator, translated to MKLSKKSEYGLRALLELTTAYGTMSFVQRHDIAARQHIPIEFLEQILLALKRAGLLSSRRGMNGGYRLIKQPNTISLGQVIRILDGPLAPIGCVSKTAYQKCDDCPYAGRPSCPVQQAMGAVRDAIAGILDNYSLADFAAGARKP
- a CDS encoding glycine--tRNA ligase subunit alpha, which translates into the protein MNFQDLILVLHEFWADQGCVIHQPYDMEMGAGTFHPATFLRALGPEPWRSAYVQPCRRPTDGRYGDNPNRLQHYYQYQVVLKPAPDNIQELYLESLARLGIDPKRHDIRFMQDDWESPTLGAWGLGWEVRLDGMEITQFTYFQEIGGIELGPITGEITYGTERIAMYLQQIDNVFDLAWTDSITYRDLHHETEVQGSRYNFEEGDVSMLTHLFHSYEAECRRLLAKTDKRLTLPAYDYCIKSSHVFNLLDARGAISVAERTAYIARVRALAKQCAERYIEERAAMGHPLLRHEERRGGPKATAPRPRVTAGRT
- the glyS gene encoding glycine--tRNA ligase subunit beta, whose protein sequence is MDKPKKAARRSIAPKSSKAPPPPVAQDLLLEVGVEELPYQFVAPALVTMKESSERLLKDQRLAFRAIRTMGTPRRLTMVAEGLAAKQSAVTKETMGPPKAAAFDQAGQPTKAAIGFASTHGVPVQSLEVRRTPKGEYLFAVKHEEGRPAASVLMEVLPPLVAGLAFPKAMKWNETGVRFARPIRWVLAIYGGTVLPFDVAGVTASNQTTGHRVMGGGKWIRVKDADSYSALLERQGVIVDPQRRRHLIQRQIDEICREAGFELHEDETLLDQAVYSTESPTALIGSFKETYLDVPEEILMTSMKEHQGFFSLRRKETGRLAPHFIAVANTRVADMSLIRTGNERVLEARLADAKFFFDEDRKARLSERVPKLSGVTFHQKLGTMAQKQERVKKLTGFIAAHLSSGQDDLPSICERAAALAKADLVTGIVGEFPELQGIMGGVYALHDGEPAAVAQAIREQYLPKTIEGELPRTLAGQVLSLADRLDSIAAFFHVGVVPTGSEDPFALRRQATAVVRIMLEADLRADLAAFVDRARQLVSDDGFKGLPDSASQGTSRIIEFILERVRHYCRVVRLLRDDVIEAVLKPLGDRPLDLVDLVRKMKALEAVTRKPEFDALLIGFKRAHRLVEKEEWTREAVDPTLFQHAAESDLHRAVMEARTLIEESIAAGRYDRTLDALIELKPSIDGFFSAVMVNAEDQTVRRNRLSLLKDVDELFASFADFSQIMVQGG
- the ppdK gene encoding pyruvate, phosphate dikinase; its protein translation is MAKKYVYYFGDGKAEGTSNMKELLGGKGAGLAEMTNLGISVPPGFTISTEACVEYYKLGKKYPPGMWDATLQALKRVERSMGLRFGDPARPLLVSVRSGARASMPGMMDTVLNVGLTTKTVEGLAARTRNDRFAQDSYRRFVSMFGSIVMGVPREHFEAILKHKKEEVGVEHETHLDARHLRELVVSFKALVKEETKKDFPDDPLEQLRMAINAVFSSWFGARAITYRRLYGIPDSWGTAVNVVAMVFGNMGETSGTGVAFTRSPVTGDRVFFGECLMNAQGEDVVAGIRTPLPVAELAKKVPEAYKELEQTYKKLEKHYRDMLDLEFTIQEGKLYMLQTRVGKRTGIAAVKIAVDMVKEGLISKQEAVQRIGPDQLAQYLYPIFDSKEEAKANPLGKGLPAGPGAAAGRIALTPDRAVEMKAAGDRVVLVRQETSPDDIHGMNAAAGFLTARGGMTSHAAVVARQMGRVCVAGCEAVEVDGQSVKIGGKVFREGDYISINGSTGNVYEGDIPVVESEVIQVIQGTLDPAKSEKYQRFATILSWADKYRRLRVRANADIPEQARIARGFGAEGIGLCRTEHMFFAEDRVPIMQKMILARTKEEREKYLDQLLPLQRQDFIGLYREMQGYPVTIRLLDPPLHEFLPKREDLMVEIAQLELTGKDGAALEEKRRLLARVEELHEFNPMLGLRGCRLGITMPEITRMQARAIVEAACELAKEGKKIVPEIMIPLVGMASEMKSQKDLVREVAQETMKRYNVKLSYLVGTMIELPRAAMTAERIAEEAEFFSFGTNDLTQTTFGFSRDDAAKFIDYYRTINIMDSDPFAVLDREGVGALMQRAISGGRKTRPGIKLGICGEHGGDPSSVEFCHQLGLDYVSCSPYRVAIARLAAAHAALAEAGEKPSGKKPSKTVVKAKAPSRKKR